A window from Leifsonia shinshuensis encodes these proteins:
- a CDS encoding glycoside hydrolase family 2 TIM barrel-domain containing protein, protein MPVPRYLSETASGHGARVPARSRVTTDAPELSLNGIWRFRLSPTANVTDDMASPGFDDTSWAPMPVPSHWVLGKNGRFGSPAYTNIRYPFPVDPPHVPDENPTGDYRRTFTVPEAWPREGRTLLRFDGVESMYRVWLNGDEVGVATGSRLVQEFDVTALVRPGGNLIVVRVHQWSPGSYLEDQDQWWLPGIFRDVTLLARPDDGVDDVWLRTGWENGAGWIDPEITASSDAYPVTLRIPELNVERTWRSPADVGRFPVGDAEPWTAETPRLYTVTVHAAGETVTVRTGFRTVEIVGDRFLVNGRRIVFHGMNRHETHPERGRVFDEDHARADLAMMKRFNVNAIRTSHYPPHPRLLDIADELGFWVVLECDLETHGFEAGGWARNPSDDPAWRDAYLDRIERTVERDKNHPSIVMWSLGNEAGTGANLAAMSASVHARDPHRPVHYEGDHTGEYTDVYSRMYASVPETEAIGTDGSSAPLLECTPAQGARQRTKPFLLCEYAHAMGNGPGALDQYEAVVDRLPRLHGGFVWEWRDHGILTRTAEGVPFYGYGGDFGEVIHDGNFVMDGMVLSDGRPTPGLHEFAAVVQPIRFRFDGGTVAMENRRRFADTADLEFSWQIEHDGTRVAGGVFALDAIPAGGTTTMPLPGEHIAAEGETWLSVQAALARDTAWAPAGHVLARAQHDLTAARPEASRPRPADWHDAGGTVALGIGEFEGGRLVRLAGRAVAGPRLELFRAPTDNDRGESTVNEPEHQDSAPGLSNAAEWHGLGLDRLTHRLVSVQEAPGALRTLTRVAPAASLHSVLVESVWTLLDDGRLELRVEVEPSPGWPSVWPRIGVRFDLPDDGGSLPEVEWFGTGPLESYPDSRRAARVGRFTSSLEDLTVDYARPQESGHRSDLRELLFGPVRLTALPDLRGRRPGFTITRHTPQQVADAAHPHELPASRTSYLFIDAAQHGLGSRACGPDVWPDFALRPEARTIRLRFDSPAH, encoded by the coding sequence ATGCCCGTCCCGCGTTACCTGTCGGAGACCGCGTCCGGTCACGGCGCCCGGGTGCCCGCACGATCGCGGGTCACCACCGACGCACCGGAGCTCTCGCTCAACGGGATATGGCGGTTCCGGTTGTCCCCGACGGCCAATGTCACCGACGACATGGCGTCCCCCGGGTTCGACGACACCTCCTGGGCACCGATGCCCGTCCCCTCGCACTGGGTGCTCGGAAAGAACGGTCGCTTCGGCTCACCCGCCTACACGAACATCCGGTACCCGTTCCCCGTCGATCCACCTCACGTCCCGGATGAGAACCCCACCGGCGACTACCGGCGCACGTTCACCGTGCCGGAGGCGTGGCCGCGGGAGGGCCGGACGCTCCTCCGGTTCGATGGCGTCGAGTCGATGTACCGGGTCTGGCTGAACGGCGACGAGGTCGGCGTCGCGACAGGGAGCCGGCTCGTGCAGGAGTTCGACGTGACCGCGCTGGTGCGCCCCGGGGGGAACCTGATCGTGGTCCGCGTGCACCAGTGGTCCCCCGGAAGCTACCTCGAGGACCAGGACCAGTGGTGGCTGCCCGGCATCTTCCGCGACGTCACCCTGCTCGCCCGGCCGGACGACGGCGTGGACGACGTCTGGCTGCGCACCGGATGGGAGAACGGAGCCGGCTGGATCGATCCGGAGATCACCGCATCCTCGGACGCCTATCCCGTCACCCTGCGCATCCCCGAACTGAACGTCGAGCGCACCTGGCGGTCACCGGCGGACGTCGGCCGGTTCCCGGTGGGCGACGCCGAGCCGTGGACGGCGGAGACGCCGCGGCTGTACACCGTGACGGTGCACGCCGCCGGCGAGACCGTGACTGTTCGGACCGGGTTCCGGACGGTCGAGATCGTCGGCGACCGCTTCCTGGTCAACGGACGGCGCATCGTGTTCCACGGGATGAACCGGCACGAGACCCACCCGGAGCGCGGCCGCGTGTTCGATGAGGACCATGCCCGCGCCGACCTCGCCATGATGAAGCGGTTCAATGTGAACGCCATCCGCACCAGCCACTACCCGCCGCACCCCCGGCTGCTCGACATCGCCGACGAGCTGGGATTCTGGGTGGTGCTGGAGTGCGATCTGGAGACGCACGGGTTCGAAGCCGGCGGCTGGGCGCGCAATCCGAGCGACGACCCCGCCTGGCGTGATGCCTACCTCGACCGGATCGAGCGCACCGTCGAACGGGACAAGAACCATCCGAGCATCGTGATGTGGTCGCTCGGCAACGAGGCCGGGACCGGTGCGAACCTCGCGGCGATGTCCGCCTCGGTCCACGCCCGCGACCCGCACCGCCCGGTGCACTACGAAGGCGATCACACCGGGGAGTACACCGATGTGTACTCCCGCATGTACGCCTCGGTCCCCGAAACGGAGGCGATCGGAACAGACGGTTCGTCTGCTCCGCTGCTGGAGTGCACGCCCGCGCAGGGCGCCCGGCAGCGCACCAAGCCGTTCCTTCTGTGCGAGTACGCGCACGCGATGGGCAACGGCCCCGGCGCCCTCGATCAGTACGAGGCCGTGGTCGACCGGCTTCCCCGGTTGCACGGCGGCTTCGTCTGGGAATGGCGCGATCACGGCATCCTGACCCGGACGGCCGAAGGGGTGCCGTTCTACGGGTATGGCGGCGATTTCGGTGAGGTGATCCACGACGGCAACTTCGTCATGGACGGCATGGTGCTCTCCGACGGCCGGCCCACGCCTGGGCTTCACGAGTTCGCCGCGGTGGTCCAACCGATCCGGTTCCGGTTCGACGGCGGGACCGTCGCAATGGAGAACCGGAGGCGGTTCGCCGACACGGCCGACCTGGAGTTCAGCTGGCAGATCGAGCACGATGGCACGCGAGTCGCGGGCGGCGTGTTCGCGCTCGATGCCATCCCCGCCGGCGGCACGACGACGATGCCGCTGCCCGGAGAGCACATCGCCGCCGAGGGCGAGACGTGGCTGTCAGTGCAGGCGGCGCTCGCGCGTGACACCGCCTGGGCGCCGGCCGGCCACGTGCTCGCCCGCGCACAGCACGACCTGACCGCTGCGCGACCGGAGGCCAGTCGGCCCCGCCCGGCCGACTGGCATGACGCGGGCGGCACGGTCGCTCTGGGAATCGGCGAGTTCGAAGGCGGCCGGCTCGTCCGGCTCGCCGGTCGTGCCGTCGCCGGTCCACGGCTGGAGCTTTTCCGCGCACCGACCGACAACGACCGCGGGGAGAGCACCGTCAACGAGCCGGAGCATCAGGACAGCGCGCCGGGGCTCTCGAACGCCGCGGAATGGCACGGGCTCGGACTCGACCGACTCACGCACCGACTCGTGAGCGTCCAGGAGGCGCCCGGCGCGCTGCGGACGTTGACGCGGGTCGCGCCGGCGGCAAGCCTGCACTCCGTCCTGGTCGAATCCGTCTGGACGCTCCTCGACGACGGCCGGCTGGAGTTGCGGGTGGAGGTCGAGCCCTCCCCCGGCTGGCCGAGCGTGTGGCCGAGGATCGGCGTGCGGTTCGACCTGCCGGACGACGGGGGAAGCCTCCCGGAGGTCGAGTGGTTCGGGACGGGCCCGCTGGAGTCGTACCCGGACAGCCGTCGCGCCGCGCGTGTCGGCCGGTTCACCTCCAGTCTCGAAGACCTGACGGTCGATTACGCCCGGCCGCAGGAGTCCGGCCATCGCTCCGACCTCCGGGAACTCTTGTTCGGTCCGGTCAGGTTGACCGCGCTGCCTGATCTCCGTGGCCGCCGCCCGGGATTCACGATCACGCGGCACACCCCGCAGCAGGTCGCCGACGCCGCTCATCCCCACGAACTGCCGGCATCCCGGACCTCGTACCTGTTCATCGACGCCGCACAGCACGGGCTCGGCTCGCGCGCGTGCGGGCCGGACGTGTGGCCCGACTTCGCCCTCCGGCCCGAGGCGCGAACCATCCGGCTCCGCTTCGACTCCCCTGCCCACTGA
- a CDS encoding aldolase, translating to MSTAEAFARLRELRLSDPGAIRTALDARARRPLVRGDGRLFIVAADHPARGALGVRNDGMAMADRYDLLERLTLALSRPGVDGVLGTPDIVEDLALLGALDGKVVVGSMNRGGLRGSVFEMDDRYTGYDVPSAVRDGLDATKLLLRVNLEDQATVRTLERTADAVTAASSARLPIMLEPFISRWQDGRIVNDLTADAVITSIAIASGLGASSAYTWLKLPVVPEMERVMKSTTLPTLLLGGDTDAAPEQTFEAWGAALELPGVHGLVVGRTLLYPPDGDVAAAVDIAAGLVHGH from the coding sequence ATGTCGACGGCTGAAGCCTTCGCCCGCCTCCGCGAGCTCCGGCTCAGCGACCCGGGCGCCATCCGGACCGCTCTGGACGCGCGGGCACGGAGACCGCTGGTCCGGGGGGACGGGAGGCTGTTCATCGTCGCGGCCGACCACCCCGCCCGCGGAGCACTCGGCGTCCGGAACGACGGCATGGCGATGGCCGACCGGTACGACCTGCTGGAGCGCCTCACCCTGGCACTTTCGCGTCCGGGGGTGGACGGCGTGCTCGGAACCCCGGACATCGTCGAGGACCTCGCACTGCTCGGTGCGCTCGACGGCAAGGTCGTGGTCGGGTCGATGAACCGCGGCGGGCTGCGCGGCTCTGTCTTCGAGATGGATGATCGCTACACCGGCTACGACGTGCCCTCCGCGGTGCGTGACGGCCTCGATGCGACCAAGCTGCTGCTGCGGGTGAACCTGGAGGACCAGGCGACGGTCCGCACCCTGGAGAGGACGGCGGACGCCGTGACGGCCGCGTCCAGCGCTCGCCTGCCGATCATGCTGGAGCCGTTCATCAGCCGGTGGCAAGACGGCCGCATCGTCAACGACTTGACGGCGGACGCCGTGATCACCTCGATCGCCATCGCTTCCGGGCTGGGGGCGTCGTCGGCGTATACCTGGCTCAAGCTCCCGGTCGTCCCGGAGATGGAGCGGGTCATGAAGTCGACGACCCTGCCGACGCTTCTGCTCGGAGGCGACACCGACGCCGCGCCGGAACAGACGTTCGAGGCCTGGGGCGCAGCACTCGAGCTCCCGGGCGTGCACGGACTCGTCGTCGGCCGTACCCTCCTCTATCCTCCGGACGGCGACGTCGCCGCGGCGGTCGACATCGCCGCCGGGCTCGTCCACGGACACTGA
- the iolD gene encoding 3D-(3,5/4)-trihydroxycyclohexane-1,2-dione acylhydrolase (decyclizing), with amino-acid sequence MTTLRMTVGQALVEFLANQWTVDGDVRERTVPGMLGIFGHGNVAGLGQALAQANAVDPRLMPYYQARNEQAMVHQAVGYARIHRRRATLASTASVGPGAANMLTGAALATANRLPALLLPSDTFATRVADPVLQQLEHPHDPGMQVTDAFRPVSRFFDRVQRPEQLFSIALAAMRVLTDPAETGAVTIALPEDVQAEALDVPAEFLQPREWRIRRPLPERWALEAAAGAIREAKRPFIVAGGGVLYAGAEGALRAFVEETGIPVGTTQAGGGSLDWDHPQYLGGVGATGTSAANRLAAEADLVIGIGTRYSDFTTASRTAFQDADVAFVNINVAGVDAFKHGTQVPVIADAREALDALRAALAGTVVDSGYRDRVVDEKREWDAVADRALAPTGAELPGQPEIIGAVQRATDPRDVVVQAAGSLPGDLHKLWRVRDPLGYHVEYAFSTMGYEIAGGLGVKRGLEAAGDDRDVIVMVGDGSYLMLHSELATAIAEGLKIVVVLVQNQGFASIGHLSETVGSQRYGTRYRYRDAGAANFETGAFVPVDLAANARSYGVDVIEIAPGEDAIARLSDAVASAKASDRTTLIHIESDPFVYAPDGGGWWDVPVAEVSRLESTQAARAEYERLARSRRPLLGREDNR; translated from the coding sequence ATGACCACCCTCAGGATGACCGTCGGCCAGGCGCTCGTCGAGTTCCTGGCGAACCAGTGGACGGTCGACGGCGATGTGCGCGAGCGGACGGTGCCCGGAATGCTCGGTATCTTCGGGCACGGCAACGTCGCCGGCCTCGGCCAGGCGCTGGCGCAGGCGAACGCTGTGGACCCGCGGCTGATGCCCTACTACCAGGCGCGCAACGAGCAGGCCATGGTGCACCAGGCCGTCGGTTACGCGCGCATCCACCGTCGGCGAGCGACGCTTGCGTCGACGGCGTCGGTCGGCCCTGGCGCGGCGAACATGCTCACGGGCGCGGCGCTCGCGACGGCCAACCGTCTCCCGGCCCTGCTGCTGCCGTCCGACACCTTCGCCACCCGTGTCGCCGACCCGGTGCTGCAGCAGCTGGAGCACCCGCACGACCCCGGGATGCAGGTCACCGACGCGTTCCGCCCGGTGTCCCGGTTCTTCGATCGGGTGCAGCGGCCGGAGCAGTTGTTCTCCATCGCGCTCGCCGCGATGCGGGTGCTGACCGACCCGGCCGAGACCGGCGCGGTCACCATCGCGCTTCCGGAGGATGTGCAGGCCGAGGCCCTGGACGTGCCGGCGGAGTTCCTGCAGCCCCGAGAGTGGCGCATCCGGCGTCCGCTGCCGGAGCGCTGGGCCCTCGAGGCGGCGGCGGGCGCGATCCGCGAGGCGAAGCGTCCGTTCATCGTCGCGGGCGGCGGCGTGCTCTACGCCGGCGCCGAGGGCGCACTCCGCGCGTTCGTCGAGGAGACCGGCATCCCGGTGGGAACCACCCAGGCCGGCGGCGGATCCCTCGACTGGGACCACCCGCAGTACCTCGGCGGCGTCGGCGCGACCGGCACGTCGGCCGCCAACCGCCTCGCCGCCGAGGCCGACCTCGTCATCGGCATCGGAACCCGGTACAGCGACTTCACGACAGCCAGCCGCACGGCGTTCCAGGATGCGGACGTCGCCTTCGTGAACATCAACGTCGCCGGCGTCGACGCCTTCAAGCATGGCACGCAGGTCCCCGTGATCGCCGACGCGCGGGAGGCCCTCGACGCTCTGCGCGCAGCGCTCGCCGGAACCGTGGTCGACTCCGGATACCGCGACCGCGTCGTGGACGAGAAGCGGGAGTGGGATGCTGTCGCGGACCGCGCGCTCGCCCCCACGGGGGCCGAGCTGCCCGGCCAGCCGGAGATCATCGGCGCGGTCCAGCGCGCGACGGACCCGCGCGACGTGGTCGTGCAGGCGGCGGGTTCGCTCCCGGGCGACCTCCACAAGCTGTGGCGCGTGCGCGACCCGCTGGGCTACCACGTCGAGTACGCCTTCTCGACGATGGGGTACGAGATCGCCGGCGGCCTCGGCGTGAAGCGCGGGCTGGAGGCTGCCGGCGACGACCGCGACGTGATCGTGATGGTCGGTGACGGCTCCTACCTCATGCTGCACTCCGAGCTGGCCACGGCGATCGCGGAAGGCCTCAAGATCGTGGTGGTCTTGGTCCAGAACCAGGGCTTCGCGTCGATCGGGCATCTCTCCGAGACCGTCGGGTCGCAACGCTACGGAACGCGCTACCGCTATCGCGACGCGGGCGCCGCGAACTTCGAGACCGGAGCCTTCGTACCGGTCGACCTGGCCGCAAACGCCCGCAGCTACGGCGTCGACGTGATCGAGATCGCGCCGGGCGAGGATGCGATCGCCCGACTGTCCGACGCCGTCGCGTCCGCCAAGGCGTCCGACCGGACGACACTGATCCACATCGAGTCGGATCCCTTCGTGTACGCCCCCGACGGCGGAGGGTGGTGGGACGTGCCGGTCGCCGAGGTCTCACGGCTGGAGAGCACGCAGGCGGCCCGCGCCGAATACGAGCGCCTTGCGCGGTCGAGGCGGCCGCTGCTGGGCCGGGAGGACAACCGATGA
- a CDS encoding TetR/AcrR family transcriptional regulator, whose product MLEAFRQFSVHGYRTSSLRDIAAAAGVSLSSIQHHFADKEGLLLAVLDYRDELGADPVGGVERFDERVVARARENLKTPGIIALFTVLSAEAVAEDHPAHGYFAERQERLRREFTGEFEQLSAAGRLRDGVHPADAARLLLSLWEGVQLQWLYAPDRVDPASDLTAFFETVLRTDLSV is encoded by the coding sequence GTGCTGGAGGCGTTCCGGCAGTTCTCGGTGCACGGCTATCGCACCAGCTCTCTGCGCGATATCGCTGCTGCCGCGGGTGTGAGTCTCAGCTCGATCCAGCACCATTTCGCCGACAAGGAGGGCCTGCTCCTCGCGGTGCTCGACTACCGCGACGAGCTCGGGGCCGATCCGGTCGGCGGTGTTGAGCGGTTCGACGAGCGGGTCGTCGCGCGGGCGCGGGAGAACCTCAAGACTCCCGGGATCATCGCCTTGTTCACGGTCCTCTCGGCCGAAGCCGTCGCCGAGGATCACCCAGCCCACGGCTACTTCGCGGAGCGCCAGGAGCGCCTCCGCAGGGAGTTCACCGGGGAGTTCGAGCAGCTCTCCGCAGCGGGCCGCCTGCGAGACGGTGTCCACCCGGCCGACGCGGCACGTCTGCTTCTGTCGCTCTGGGAGGGCGTTCAGCTGCAATGGCTCTACGCGCCTGACCGCGTCGACCCGGCATCCGACCTCACCGCGTTCTTCGAGACGGTTCTTCGCACTGATTTGTCAGTTTGA
- a CDS encoding CoA-acylating methylmalonate-semialdehyde dehydrogenase — translation MTSNTLPVVPHWIGGAAYPSASGRTAPVFDPALGVETKRVALADASEIEAAIASAKAAFPAWSGMSLAKRQTILFRFRELLDARKGELAEIITSEHGKVLSDALGEISRGQEVVEFATGLAHHLKGEFSEEVSTGVDVYSTRQPLGVVGIISPFNFPAMVPAWFFPIAIAAGNTVVLKPSEKDPSAAIWLAELWKEAGLPDGVFTVLNGDKEAVDGLLTHPDVAAISFVGSTPIARYVYETGTRHGKRVQALGGAKNHMLVLPDADLDLTADSAINAGFGSAGERCMAISVVVAVEPVADALIAKIAERMAALRIGDGRRGCDMGPLVTKQHRDKVAGYIDIAEADGATVVVDGRTVNPDGDPNGFWLGPTLLDRVPTSSRAYTEEIFGPVLAVVRVPSFEAGVDLINAGTFGNGTAIFTNDGGAARRFQKEVRVGMIGINVPIPVPVATFSFGGWKDSLFGDTKAHGSEGVKFFTQLKAITSRWLDPSHGGINLGFPKND, via the coding sequence ATGACCTCCAACACCCTGCCCGTCGTGCCGCACTGGATCGGCGGCGCCGCGTACCCGTCTGCCAGCGGCCGCACCGCCCCGGTGTTCGATCCCGCACTCGGCGTCGAGACCAAGCGTGTTGCGCTGGCAGACGCCAGCGAGATCGAGGCCGCGATCGCTTCCGCGAAGGCCGCGTTCCCGGCATGGTCGGGGATGTCTCTCGCGAAGCGGCAGACGATCCTGTTCCGGTTCCGGGAGCTGCTGGACGCGCGCAAGGGCGAGCTGGCCGAGATCATCACCAGCGAGCACGGCAAGGTCCTGTCCGACGCGCTGGGCGAGATAAGCCGCGGCCAGGAGGTGGTCGAGTTCGCGACGGGCCTCGCCCACCATCTCAAGGGCGAGTTCTCGGAGGAGGTGTCCACCGGGGTCGATGTGTACTCCACCCGCCAGCCGCTCGGCGTCGTAGGGATCATCTCGCCGTTCAACTTCCCGGCGATGGTTCCGGCCTGGTTCTTCCCCATCGCGATCGCCGCGGGCAACACTGTCGTGCTGAAGCCGTCGGAGAAGGACCCGTCGGCCGCGATCTGGCTGGCGGAGCTGTGGAAGGAGGCCGGCCTGCCCGACGGCGTCTTCACCGTTCTCAACGGCGACAAGGAAGCGGTGGACGGTCTCCTCACCCATCCCGATGTCGCAGCGATCTCCTTCGTCGGCTCGACACCGATCGCCCGCTACGTCTACGAGACCGGCACCCGGCACGGCAAGCGCGTGCAGGCGCTCGGCGGGGCCAAGAACCACATGCTGGTGCTGCCGGACGCCGACCTCGACCTGACGGCCGACTCCGCCATCAACGCCGGGTTCGGATCGGCGGGCGAGCGGTGCATGGCGATCTCCGTCGTGGTCGCCGTCGAGCCGGTCGCGGACGCACTCATCGCGAAGATCGCCGAGCGGATGGCGGCCCTGCGCATCGGCGACGGCCGTCGCGGCTGCGACATGGGTCCGCTGGTCACGAAGCAGCACCGCGACAAGGTCGCCGGCTACATCGACATCGCCGAAGCCGACGGGGCCACGGTCGTGGTCGACGGCCGCACGGTGAACCCGGACGGCGACCCGAACGGCTTCTGGCTCGGCCCGACCCTCCTGGACCGCGTGCCGACCTCGTCCCGGGCGTACACCGAAGAGATCTTCGGCCCGGTGCTCGCGGTCGTCCGCGTCCCCTCTTTCGAGGCGGGCGTCGACCTGATCAACGCCGGCACGTTCGGAAACGGCACCGCCATCTTCACCAACGACGGCGGCGCCGCCCGGCGGTTCCAGAAGGAGGTCCGGGTCGGGATGATCGGCATCAACGTGCCCATCCCGGTCCCTGTCGCGACGTTCTCTTTCGGCGGATGGAAGGACTCGCTGTTCGGCGACACCAAGGCGCACGGCAGCGAAGGCGTGAAGTTCTTCACGCAGCTCAAGGCGATCACCAGCCGCTGGCTCGACCCGTCGCACGGCGGGATCAACCTCGGCTTCCCGAAGAACGACTGA
- the iolB gene encoding 5-deoxy-glucuronate isomerase has product MALSNEWFFPRESLADGPWESVVDSTLPGWQHTGLRVAELAGGSVALAAGDVERIVVPLAGSFSVDHEGRSTQLAGRSNVFDGPTDVLYVGAGNGLSISGTGRVAVAEAPTGIRKPSVHIPRDAVPVELRGAGAATRQVHNFGTPAALDAASLIVCEVITPAGNWSSHPAHKHDEHVDGRESQLEEIYYFEAAPARGLSAPAGHDAFGTFATYGSPAGAIETNALVRTGDIALVPFGYHGPAVAPPEYDLYYLNVMAGPGEERVWLVSDDPRQAWLRDTWATKQQDGRLPYLPAAPNHGGDTR; this is encoded by the coding sequence ATGGCGCTGAGCAACGAGTGGTTCTTCCCGCGGGAGAGCCTGGCGGACGGCCCGTGGGAGTCGGTGGTCGACTCCACCCTCCCCGGCTGGCAGCACACCGGCCTGCGCGTGGCGGAGCTCGCGGGGGGCTCGGTGGCGCTCGCGGCGGGCGACGTCGAACGCATCGTGGTGCCGCTCGCCGGGTCGTTCTCGGTGGATCACGAGGGCCGCAGCACACAGCTGGCCGGGAGGTCGAACGTGTTCGACGGCCCGACGGACGTGCTCTACGTCGGCGCGGGGAACGGCCTCTCCATCAGCGGCACCGGCCGCGTCGCGGTCGCCGAAGCGCCGACCGGAATCCGCAAGCCGTCCGTCCACATCCCGCGCGATGCGGTGCCCGTCGAACTGCGCGGCGCGGGGGCGGCCACCCGGCAGGTCCACAACTTCGGCACGCCGGCGGCTCTCGACGCCGCGTCGCTCATCGTGTGCGAGGTGATCACCCCCGCGGGCAACTGGTCGTCGCATCCCGCCCACAAGCACGACGAGCACGTGGACGGTCGTGAGTCGCAGCTCGAGGAGATCTACTACTTCGAGGCGGCGCCCGCCCGAGGTCTGAGCGCCCCGGCCGGCCACGACGCATTCGGCACCTTCGCGACCTACGGTTCCCCTGCGGGCGCCATCGAGACGAACGCCCTGGTGCGCACCGGCGACATCGCGCTCGTGCCGTTCGGATACCACGGGCCGGCCGTCGCGCCGCCCGAGTACGACCTCTACTATCTCAACGTCATGGCGGGCCCGGGTGAGGAGCGCGTCTGGTTGGTCAGCGACGACCCGCGCCAGGCCTGGCTGCGCGACACCTGGGCGACGAAGCAGCAGGACGGACGCCTCCCGTACCTGCCCGCCGCCCCGAACCACGGAGGAGACACGCGATGA
- the iolC gene encoding 5-dehydro-2-deoxygluconokinase, with translation MTELERHDLITIGRIGVDLYPLQDGVGLEDVETFGKYLGGSATNVAIAAARHGLRSAVITATGDDPFGRYARRELRRLGVDDRFVGTDPTLKTPITFCEIFPPDHFPLYFYRDPIAPDLAITAEQLDLDAIARARIFWATVTGLSREPSRTAHLAAWEARGRAPLTVLDLDYRPMFWDSAEAASTQVRRALEHVTVAVGNREECEVAVGEADPVRAADALLERGVELAVVKQGPRGVLAKTRTETVEVPPYAVQVVNGLGAGDGFGGALCYGLLQDWSLERVIRFANIAGAIVATRRECSTAMPTTTEVEDVLKGLEHVDG, from the coding sequence ATGACCGAGCTCGAAAGGCACGACCTGATCACGATCGGTCGTATCGGCGTGGACCTCTACCCGCTGCAAGACGGTGTGGGACTCGAAGACGTCGAGACCTTCGGCAAGTACCTCGGGGGGAGTGCGACCAACGTCGCCATCGCCGCGGCACGTCACGGCCTGCGTTCTGCGGTCATCACGGCGACCGGCGACGACCCCTTCGGGCGCTACGCCCGGCGTGAGCTGCGACGGCTGGGAGTCGACGACCGCTTTGTCGGCACGGACCCCACGCTTAAGACGCCGATCACCTTCTGCGAGATCTTCCCTCCCGACCACTTCCCGCTCTACTTCTACCGGGATCCGATCGCCCCCGACCTCGCGATCACGGCCGAGCAGCTCGACCTCGACGCCATCGCACGGGCGCGCATCTTCTGGGCGACCGTCACCGGTCTCTCGCGCGAGCCGAGCCGCACAGCTCACCTCGCCGCCTGGGAGGCGCGGGGACGGGCGCCGCTCACCGTTCTCGACCTGGATTACCGGCCGATGTTCTGGGATTCGGCCGAGGCGGCGTCGACGCAGGTCAGGCGGGCACTCGAGCATGTCACGGTGGCCGTCGGAAACCGCGAGGAATGCGAGGTCGCGGTCGGCGAGGCGGACCCCGTGCGCGCGGCCGACGCACTCCTGGAGCGCGGCGTCGAGCTGGCAGTCGTGAAGCAGGGCCCGCGAGGGGTGCTCGCCAAGACCCGCACCGAGACGGTCGAGGTCCCTCCCTACGCCGTCCAGGTCGTCAACGGCCTGGGCGCGGGCGACGGCTTCGGCGGCGCGCTCTGCTACGGGCTCCTGCAGGACTGGTCGCTGGAGCGCGTCATCCGCTTCGCCAACATCGCCGGCGCCATCGTCGCGACCCGGCGGGAATGCTCGACCGCGATGCCCACGACCACGGAGGTCGAAGATGTGCTGAAGGGACTCGAGCATGTCGACGGCTGA